The following are from one region of the Gryllotalpicola protaetiae genome:
- a CDS encoding Trp biosynthesis-associated membrane protein, translated as MTGGRLKLLTILVVVIGAGLGLAGATQTWFTVTLTHAAGHPAPVVVTGSDASPALTALSLAALALALAFAIAGRVARIIVGVIGVILGATVIFASAGDPKTSLGVRNAVSTATGITGDSSVHALIATVAASAWPTLALIGGILIALGSLAALVTGGRWPGGSRRYNAVRFEEADGKASATSKRPEERPGDSAVDDWDELTRGDDPTAD; from the coding sequence GTGACCGGCGGCCGTCTCAAGCTCCTGACGATCCTCGTGGTCGTGATCGGCGCGGGCCTCGGCCTCGCCGGTGCGACGCAGACCTGGTTCACCGTCACGCTCACGCATGCCGCAGGGCACCCTGCACCCGTCGTCGTCACGGGATCTGATGCTTCGCCCGCCCTCACCGCGCTGTCGCTGGCCGCCCTTGCGCTCGCCCTCGCATTCGCCATCGCGGGCCGGGTGGCCCGCATCATCGTGGGCGTCATCGGCGTGATCCTCGGCGCGACGGTGATCTTCGCCTCGGCGGGAGACCCGAAGACCTCGCTCGGGGTGCGCAACGCGGTCTCGACGGCCACGGGCATCACCGGCGACTCGTCCGTGCACGCGCTCATCGCCACCGTCGCCGCGAGTGCCTGGCCGACGCTGGCGCTCATCGGCGGCATCCTCATCGCCCTCGGCTCTCTCGCGGCCCTCGTCACCGGCGGCCGCTGGCCGGGCGGGTCGCGCCGCTACAACGCGGTCCGTTTCGAAGAAGCCGACGGCAAGGCGTCCGCGACCTCGAAGAGGCCGGAAGAGCGACCTGGTGACAGCGCCGTCGACGACTGGGACGAGCTGACCCGCGGCGACGACCCGACTGCGGACTGA
- a CDS encoding anthranilate synthase component I, whose protein sequence is MTGTSRSAFNALLDGHRVVPVVRELFADGETPVGIYRKLATGRPGTFLLESAEQGGIWSRYSFVGANAFGVLTQTGESAQWQSNGLSAQRALGASVDSSAAPLDVLAALYARWQTPRIPGLPPLTGGLVGFIGWEAVRQLERLPHQPPADFDVPGLAFSFVAELVVIDHRTGVVQLIANALNDGEADADGLWSDAQARLDRLQSQLAQPLDAQLAVVDLAAEPNAENRTPRDDYLAAVERSKDFITAGDVFQVVISQRFQQPVTADPVDVYRVLRSLNPSPYMYLLQLATPAGEPYTVVGSSPEALVKVEDGRAYSHPIAGSRPRGAAPEADAELEASLIADPKERAEHLMLVDLARNDLAKVCRAGSVEVTEFMRVERFSHIMHLVSSVEGDVRPDASAVDVFRATFPAGTLSGAPKPRALEIIDELEPAQRGVYGGVVGYFGFAGDADLAIAIRTATLIGGMAYVQAGAGLVADSDPASEYEECRNKAAAPLRAVAVANAMRRVTA, encoded by the coding sequence ATGACGGGCACCTCGCGCTCGGCGTTCAACGCGCTGCTTGACGGCCATCGCGTCGTCCCCGTCGTGCGCGAGCTCTTCGCCGACGGCGAGACCCCGGTCGGCATCTACCGCAAGCTCGCGACCGGCCGGCCGGGCACCTTCCTGCTGGAATCCGCAGAGCAGGGAGGCATCTGGTCGCGCTACTCGTTCGTCGGCGCCAACGCGTTCGGGGTGCTCACGCAGACGGGCGAATCGGCGCAGTGGCAGAGCAACGGTCTGTCCGCGCAGCGCGCGCTCGGGGCATCCGTCGATTCCAGTGCCGCGCCGCTCGACGTGCTCGCCGCGCTCTACGCGCGCTGGCAGACACCGCGCATCCCCGGTCTGCCACCTCTCACGGGCGGCCTGGTCGGCTTCATCGGGTGGGAGGCCGTCCGTCAGCTCGAGCGCCTGCCTCACCAGCCGCCCGCCGATTTCGACGTGCCGGGCCTCGCCTTCAGCTTCGTCGCCGAGCTGGTCGTGATCGACCACCGCACGGGTGTGGTGCAGCTGATCGCGAATGCGTTGAACGACGGCGAGGCGGATGCCGACGGGCTGTGGTCTGACGCGCAGGCACGTCTCGACCGCCTGCAGTCGCAGCTCGCCCAGCCGCTCGACGCGCAGCTCGCGGTCGTCGACCTGGCGGCCGAGCCGAACGCCGAGAACCGCACGCCGCGTGACGACTACCTCGCCGCTGTCGAGCGCTCGAAGGACTTCATCACCGCGGGCGACGTGTTCCAGGTCGTCATCTCGCAGCGGTTCCAGCAGCCGGTCACCGCCGACCCGGTCGACGTCTACCGGGTGCTGCGCAGCCTCAACCCGAGCCCGTACATGTATCTGCTGCAGCTCGCGACCCCGGCCGGCGAGCCGTACACGGTCGTCGGCTCGAGTCCCGAGGCGCTCGTCAAGGTCGAGGACGGCCGGGCATACTCGCACCCGATCGCCGGCAGCCGCCCGCGCGGCGCGGCGCCCGAGGCCGACGCCGAGCTCGAGGCGAGCCTCATCGCCGACCCGAAGGAGCGCGCGGAGCACCTGATGCTCGTCGATCTCGCCCGCAACGACCTCGCCAAGGTCTGCCGCGCCGGCTCGGTCGAGGTCACCGAGTTCATGCGGGTCGAGCGGTTCAGCCACATCATGCACCTCGTCTCGAGCGTCGAGGGCGATGTGCGGCCGGATGCCTCGGCCGTCGACGTCTTCCGCGCGACCTTCCCGGCAGGCACGCTCTCGGGCGCTCCGAAGCCGCGCGCACTCGAGATCATCGACGAGCTCGAGCCGGCGCAGCGCGGCGTCTACGGGGGAGTGGTCGGCTACTTCGGCTTCGCCGGCGACGCCGACCTCGCGATCGCGATCCGCACCGCGACGCTCATCGGCGGCATGGCCTATGTGCAGGCCGGCGCCGGCCTCGTCGCCGACTCGGATCCCGCGAGCGAGTACGAGGAGTGCCGCAACAAAGCCGCAGCACCGCTGCGCGCCGTCGCGGTCGCCAACGCCATGCGAAGGGTCACGGCGTGA
- the hisI gene encoding phosphoribosyl-AMP cyclohydrolase: protein MTTPDVTKIPDVDSILTRVRFGADGLMPAIIQQHDTREVLMLGYMDAEALRRTLTEGRVTFWSRSRQEYWRKGDTSGHVQYVHQAALDCDGDTLLVEVDQIGAACHTGDRTCFDADQLDPVEGAAAE, encoded by the coding sequence ATGACGACCCCCGACGTGACCAAGATCCCTGATGTCGACAGCATCCTGACCCGTGTGCGATTCGGCGCCGACGGGCTGATGCCGGCGATCATCCAGCAGCACGACACCCGCGAGGTGCTCATGCTCGGCTACATGGACGCCGAGGCGCTGCGCCGCACGCTCACCGAGGGCCGCGTGACGTTCTGGTCGCGCTCTCGGCAGGAGTACTGGCGCAAGGGCGATACCAGCGGCCACGTGCAGTACGTGCACCAGGCTGCGCTCGACTGCGACGGCGACACGCTGCTCGTCGAGGTCGACCAGATCGGCGCGGCCTGCCACACGGGCGACCGCACCTGCTTCGACGCCGACCAGCTCGACCCGGTCGAAGGCGCGGCCGCCGAATGA
- the hisF gene encoding imidazole glycerol phosphate synthase subunit HisF, with protein sequence MGVAVRVIPCLDVADGRVVKGVNFLNLADAGDPVELARKYYEQGADEVTFLDVTATVEGRATTYDMVRRTAEQVFVPLTVGGGVRSPEDVAKLLAHGADKVGVNSAAIARPELIGEIADRFGAQVLVLSLDITRSPRTPSGFVVTTHGGRTETDLDALAWAREAIERGAGELLVNSIDADGTKAGYDLELTQLMRELSRVPVIASGGAGKLADFAPAIQAGADAVLAASVFHYGELTIGDVKGELRAAGLEVRP encoded by the coding sequence GTGGGCGTCGCAGTCCGCGTCATCCCGTGTCTCGACGTGGCAGACGGTCGCGTCGTCAAAGGTGTCAACTTCCTGAATCTGGCGGATGCCGGCGATCCCGTCGAGCTCGCCAGGAAGTACTACGAGCAGGGCGCAGACGAAGTCACCTTCCTCGACGTCACCGCGACCGTCGAGGGCCGAGCCACGACGTACGACATGGTGCGCCGCACCGCGGAGCAGGTGTTCGTGCCGCTGACCGTCGGCGGGGGAGTCCGCTCACCCGAGGACGTCGCCAAGCTGCTCGCGCACGGCGCCGACAAGGTCGGCGTGAACTCGGCCGCCATCGCACGCCCCGAGCTGATCGGCGAGATCGCCGACCGCTTCGGCGCGCAGGTGCTCGTGCTCTCCCTCGACATCACACGTAGCCCGCGCACACCGTCCGGCTTCGTTGTGACCACGCACGGCGGCCGCACCGAGACAGACCTCGACGCCCTCGCCTGGGCGCGCGAGGCCATCGAGCGGGGGGCGGGCGAGTTGCTCGTCAACTCGATCGACGCCGACGGCACCAAGGCCGGATACGACCTCGAGCTCACCCAGCTCATGCGCGAACTGTCGCGCGTCCCCGTGATCGCGAGCGGCGGCGCCGGCAAGCTCGCCGACTTCGCCCCGGCGATCCAGGCGGGAGCCGACGCCGTGCTCGCCGCCTCGGTGTTCCACTACGGCGAGCTCACCATCGGCGATGTGAAGGGCGAGCTGCGCGCCGCCGGGCTGGAGGTACGGCCATGA
- the hisG gene encoding ATP phosphoribosyltransferase — protein sequence MLRIAVPNKGALAETAAEYLKEAGYNGRRDPKELIVSDPKNDVEFFYLRPRDIATYVGSGALDVGITGRDLLIDSGSDAHEDEPLGFAVSTFRFAGPAGQFAALDDLRGKRLATSYPVLVGGYLAERGIDVHLVKLDGAVESAIRLGVADVIADVVETGTTLRKQGLEIFGEPILRSEAVLIAGPNEAPGLDTLHRRLEGVMVARRYVLMDYDLPSELIEQATAIASGMESPTISPTRDAAWVAVRVMIPREEINHIMDALYELGARAILVTPIHAARL from the coding sequence ATGCTCAGAATCGCCGTGCCCAACAAGGGCGCCCTCGCCGAGACCGCTGCGGAATACCTCAAGGAAGCCGGCTACAACGGCCGCCGCGACCCCAAAGAGCTGATCGTCTCCGACCCGAAGAACGACGTCGAGTTCTTCTATCTGCGCCCGCGCGACATCGCGACCTACGTCGGAAGCGGCGCGCTCGACGTCGGCATCACCGGCCGCGACTTGCTGATCGACTCGGGCTCCGACGCCCACGAGGACGAGCCCCTCGGCTTCGCCGTCTCCACCTTCCGCTTCGCGGGCCCCGCCGGGCAGTTCGCCGCGCTCGACGACCTGCGCGGCAAGCGGCTGGCCACCAGCTACCCGGTGCTCGTCGGCGGCTACCTCGCTGAGCGCGGCATCGATGTGCACCTCGTGAAGCTCGACGGCGCGGTCGAATCCGCGATCCGCCTCGGCGTCGCCGACGTGATCGCCGACGTCGTCGAGACGGGAACCACGCTGCGCAAGCAGGGCCTTGAGATCTTCGGCGAGCCGATCCTGCGCTCGGAGGCCGTGCTCATCGCCGGCCCGAACGAGGCGCCGGGCCTCGACACGCTGCACCGCCGCCTCGAGGGCGTCATGGTCGCCCGCCGCTACGTGCTGATGGACTACGACCTGCCGAGCGAGCTGATCGAGCAGGCGACAGCGATCGCCTCCGGCATGGAGTCGCCGACGATCTCGCCGACCCGCGACGCGGCCTGGGTCGCGGTACGCGTCATGATCCCCCGCGAGGAGATCAACCACATCATGGACGCGCTCTACGAGCTCGGCGCCCGAGCGATCCTCGTCACGCCGATCCACGCGGCGAGGCTCTGA
- a CDS encoding phosphoribosyl-ATP diphosphatase, whose protein sequence is MKTFDDLFAELSEKAKTRPEGSRTVAELDAGIHQIGKKIVEEAAEVWMAAEYQSDDEFAEEASQLLYHLQVALIAKGLTLEDVYRHL, encoded by the coding sequence GTGAAGACCTTCGACGACCTTTTCGCCGAGCTGAGCGAGAAGGCCAAGACCCGCCCTGAGGGCTCCCGCACGGTGGCAGAGCTCGACGCGGGCATCCATCAGATCGGGAAGAAGATCGTCGAAGAGGCCGCCGAGGTGTGGATGGCAGCCGAGTACCAGAGCGACGACGAGTTCGCCGAAGAGGCGAGCCAGCTGCTCTATCACCTGCAGGTCGCGCTGATCGCGAAGGGCCTGACCCTCGAGGACGTCTACCGACATCTGTGA
- the rpe gene encoding ribulose-phosphate 3-epimerase, with amino-acid sequence MAARINPSILSADFANMQRDLERISTADYVHVDVMDNHFVPNLTFGPQMVERVQATSPVPLDVHLMIEDPDRWAPQYAELGCFSVTFHAEAATAPITLARTLRKLGARAGIALSPKTDVGAYLELLPEFDQVLVMTVEPGFGGQSFLPHVMPKLTALRQAATRQGTDVWLQVDGGVTLDTITIAADAGADTFVAGSSVFGADDAGAAIAGLRSAASAHLH; translated from the coding sequence ATGGCCGCCCGCATCAACCCGAGCATCCTCTCCGCTGATTTCGCCAACATGCAGCGCGACCTCGAGCGCATCAGCACGGCCGACTACGTGCACGTCGACGTGATGGACAACCACTTCGTGCCGAACCTCACCTTCGGGCCGCAGATGGTCGAGCGGGTGCAGGCGACGAGCCCGGTGCCGCTCGATGTGCACCTGATGATCGAAGACCCCGACCGGTGGGCGCCGCAGTACGCCGAGCTCGGCTGCTTCTCGGTCACGTTCCATGCGGAGGCCGCGACCGCGCCGATCACCCTCGCGCGCACCCTGCGGAAGCTCGGCGCGCGCGCGGGCATCGCGCTGAGCCCGAAGACCGACGTCGGCGCCTATCTCGAGCTGCTGCCCGAATTCGACCAGGTGCTCGTCATGACGGTCGAGCCGGGCTTCGGCGGCCAATCGTTCCTGCCGCATGTGATGCCGAAGCTCACCGCCCTGCGGCAGGCTGCGACGAGGCAGGGCACGGATGTCTGGCTGCAGGTCGACGGCGGCGTCACGCTCGACACGATCACCATCGCGGCGGATGCCGGCGCCGACACCTTCGTCGCAGGCTCGAGCGTCTTCGGGGCAGACGACGCGGGGGCTGCCATCGCGGGGCTGCGGTCTGCGGCATCCGCTCACCTCCACTAG
- a CDS encoding DUF2087 domain-containing protein — protein sequence MADEWRRVIAALANPDLRLTWARLVLGAGEADATAGLSPARRRKVLDGLRGAGLVDESFAPRATVFAEALAAAPVPVQPKGPERFLRDGRITQYPASQSERAELLALVASRAFGSSEVLDEREVNERLARFHDDVAVLRRYLVDFGLLVRTRSGSSYALADESVE from the coding sequence ATGGCTGACGAATGGCGGCGCGTGATCGCCGCGCTCGCGAACCCTGATCTGCGGCTCACGTGGGCGCGGCTCGTCTTGGGGGCAGGCGAGGCGGATGCCACGGCCGGCCTCTCCCCCGCGCGGCGGCGCAAGGTGCTCGACGGATTGCGCGGCGCAGGGCTCGTCGACGAGTCGTTCGCTCCGCGTGCCACTGTGTTCGCCGAGGCGCTCGCCGCAGCCCCGGTGCCCGTGCAGCCGAAGGGGCCCGAGAGGTTCCTGCGCGACGGGCGCATCACGCAGTACCCCGCGTCGCAGAGCGAGCGCGCCGAACTTCTCGCGCTGGTCGCTTCCCGCGCGTTCGGCTCAAGCGAGGTGCTCGACGAGCGCGAGGTCAACGAGCGGCTGGCGCGGTTCCACGATGACGTCGCAGTGCTGCGCCGCTACCTGGTCGACTTCGGCCTGCTAGTGCGCACCCGCTCCGGCTCGTCCTACGCGCTGGCGGACGAATCCGTCGAGTGA
- a CDS encoding phosphotransferase enzyme family protein yields MAEPNATAVKMLWEADSPHEVLESRFGFANPGAASRWVIDALNDNWGIRADACERIVMSGRNALAWVSSESGPLLLKWSVAPERFARLAAVAQLTNGLASRGIPVSALVPALDGEIQLELGGASLGLQRKAPGELLDVDDPEQVFAAGAALARLHESLGSVPADSLPSIEAPTQPLAKRVSDWLASSPGHLPADGRETLQRLIAAAGAEPLPLQLVHGDYRAANILVEGGEISAILDFEEAWLDHRIVELARSSVLLGTLFHDWGPVSGEVRRQYRAGYESVRELTETEAGWWDALVLWISLAMIPAGDDPQGWRDAALAQLARLDESARREP; encoded by the coding sequence ATGGCCGAGCCGAACGCCACCGCGGTGAAGATGCTGTGGGAGGCGGACAGCCCTCACGAAGTCCTCGAGTCCCGGTTCGGCTTCGCAAACCCTGGGGCGGCCTCCCGATGGGTGATCGATGCGCTGAACGACAACTGGGGCATACGAGCGGATGCCTGCGAACGGATCGTCATGAGCGGCCGCAACGCCCTCGCGTGGGTCAGTTCGGAATCTGGGCCACTGCTGCTCAAGTGGTCGGTCGCGCCGGAGCGCTTCGCGCGCCTCGCCGCGGTGGCCCAGCTCACGAACGGGCTGGCGTCGCGCGGCATCCCGGTCTCTGCACTGGTGCCGGCACTCGACGGAGAGATCCAGCTCGAGCTCGGCGGGGCCTCGCTTGGCCTGCAACGCAAGGCGCCCGGGGAGCTGCTCGACGTGGACGATCCGGAGCAGGTTTTTGCCGCGGGCGCCGCGCTTGCACGGCTGCACGAGTCGCTCGGCTCAGTCCCGGCGGACTCGCTGCCGAGCATCGAGGCGCCGACGCAGCCACTCGCGAAGCGGGTGTCGGACTGGCTCGCGTCCAGCCCCGGCCACCTGCCTGCCGACGGCCGCGAGACCTTGCAGCGTCTCATCGCCGCGGCGGGCGCCGAGCCACTGCCGCTCCAACTCGTGCACGGCGACTACCGTGCGGCCAACATCCTCGTCGAAGGCGGTGAGATCAGCGCGATCCTCGATTTCGAAGAGGCCTGGCTCGACCATCGTATCGTCGAGCTCGCGCGCTCGTCCGTCTTGCTGGGCACGCTCTTCCACGACTGGGGCCCGGTCTCGGGCGAGGTGCGCAGGCAGTATCGCGCCGGCTACGAGTCCGTGCGCGAGCTCACCGAGACGGAGGCCGGCTGGTGGGACGCGCTCGTGCTGTGGATCTCGCTGGCGATGATCCCTGCGGGCGACGACCCGCAAGGCTGGCGCGACGCCGCGCTGGCTCAACTAGCCCGGCTCGACGAGAGCGCCCGCCGGGAGCCCTGA
- a CDS encoding RsmB/NOP family class I SAM-dependent RNA methyltransferase, with amino-acid sequence MNDLPRTPSPRRIAYDVLAAVRESDAYANLLLPVRLERSGLSSADAALATELTYGTLRMQGYYDAVIRIAAHREIDQIEPAVRDVLRLGAHQLLSMRVPSHAAVNETVSVAAQALGRGRVGFVNGVLRGIARTKPDTWRERVLADAGTRDEAIAELGSHPVWIVRALRQSLTAERRPGTDVEAELEALLEADNAAPRVNLVALPGGEGVPEGAEPDPYSPYGFTLSGDPFRHVRDSGGWVRVQDEGSQLAALALIAARPVRSGERWLDLCAGPGGKAALLGAEARRGGATLVANEIVPTRAGLVRNAVAPLGDAVEVVEGDGRGIPAEHSGEFDRVLLDAPCTGLGALRRRPESRWRKHPRDVAELTRLQASLIDAAVDALRSGGILAYVTCSPHLGETRIAVAEALKRHPGVLEELPTQEILQGAVKTPLDLAGDPAQVQLWPHRHNTDAMFIALLRKA; translated from the coding sequence ATGAACGACCTGCCTCGCACTCCGAGCCCTCGGCGTATCGCGTACGACGTGCTGGCCGCAGTGCGTGAATCGGATGCCTACGCGAACCTGCTTCTGCCAGTGAGGCTCGAGCGCTCCGGCCTCTCATCGGCCGATGCGGCGCTCGCGACCGAGCTCACCTATGGCACGCTGCGCATGCAGGGGTACTACGACGCCGTCATCCGCATCGCCGCGCACCGAGAGATCGACCAGATCGAGCCAGCCGTGCGCGATGTGCTGCGCCTCGGCGCGCATCAGCTGCTCTCGATGCGCGTCCCGTCGCACGCGGCCGTCAACGAGACCGTCAGCGTCGCCGCGCAGGCGCTCGGCCGGGGCCGTGTCGGCTTCGTCAACGGCGTCCTGCGCGGCATCGCACGCACCAAGCCCGACACGTGGCGCGAGCGGGTGCTCGCCGATGCTGGCACCCGCGACGAGGCGATCGCCGAGCTCGGCTCCCACCCGGTGTGGATCGTGCGGGCGCTGCGCCAGTCGCTCACGGCCGAGCGCCGGCCAGGGACCGACGTCGAGGCCGAGCTCGAGGCGCTGCTCGAGGCCGACAATGCGGCCCCGCGGGTGAACCTCGTAGCGCTGCCGGGCGGCGAAGGCGTGCCCGAGGGCGCCGAGCCCGACCCGTACTCCCCGTACGGCTTCACGCTTTCCGGCGACCCGTTCAGGCACGTCCGCGACTCGGGCGGCTGGGTCCGTGTGCAGGACGAGGGATCGCAGCTCGCCGCCCTCGCTCTCATCGCCGCCCGACCCGTGCGCTCGGGGGAGCGCTGGCTCGACCTGTGCGCCGGCCCCGGCGGGAAGGCGGCGCTGCTCGGTGCGGAGGCGCGGCGCGGCGGCGCGACCCTGGTCGCGAACGAGATCGTCCCGACGAGAGCGGGACTCGTGCGCAACGCCGTCGCCCCGCTCGGTGACGCGGTCGAGGTCGTCGAGGGCGACGGGCGCGGCATCCCCGCCGAGCACTCTGGAGAGTTCGACCGGGTCCTGCTCGACGCTCCGTGCACCGGCCTCGGCGCACTGCGCCGCCGCCCAGAGTCGCGCTGGCGGAAGCACCCGCGCGACGTCGCGGAACTCACCCGCCTGCAGGCCTCGCTGATCGACGCTGCCGTCGACGCGCTGCGCTCAGGTGGCATCCTGGCGTACGTCACCTGCTCTCCCCACCTCGGCGAGACGCGCATCGCCGTCGCCGAGGCGCTGAAGCGCCACCCCGGCGTGCTCGAAGAGCTGCCGACGCAGGAGATCCTGCAGGGCGCCGTCAAGACGCCCCTCGACCTCGCGGGCGACCCCGCCCAGGTGCAGCTGTGGCCGCACCGCCACAACACCGATGCGATGTTCATCGCGCTGCTTCGGAAAGCCTGA
- the fmt gene encoding methionyl-tRNA formyltransferase yields MRIVFAGTPPVAVPTLDALTESRHDVVGVVTRADAPLGRKRELTPSPVAARAAELALPTIKANRLRDAETDAVAALEPDLGVIVAYGGLLRAPMLAAPRLGWINLHFSLLPRWRGAAPVQRAVMAGDSETGSAVFQLVEELDAGDVFSLERRPIGGDETSGDVLEALSVSGAAQLASVVDQIADGRAVATAQTGTPTLAAKLTLDDARLVLTDAGDEVYARLRGVTPEPGAFVLVGGERFKIHAARLARGAERLAPGGFGARAGRVYLGTATHPLELLTVQPAGKKAMAAADWWRGQKLTEGLVAE; encoded by the coding sequence CTGCGCATCGTTTTCGCAGGCACCCCGCCCGTGGCCGTTCCCACCCTCGACGCGCTCACGGAGAGCAGGCACGACGTCGTCGGCGTCGTCACCCGCGCCGACGCGCCACTCGGCCGCAAGCGCGAACTGACCCCTTCGCCGGTCGCTGCGCGTGCAGCAGAGCTCGCGCTGCCGACCATCAAGGCGAACCGGCTGCGCGACGCCGAGACCGACGCGGTCGCCGCCCTCGAACCCGACCTCGGGGTCATCGTCGCCTACGGCGGCCTGCTGCGCGCTCCGATGCTCGCAGCTCCGCGACTCGGCTGGATCAACCTGCACTTCTCTCTGCTTCCGCGCTGGCGCGGCGCCGCCCCGGTGCAGCGGGCCGTCATGGCGGGCGACTCAGAGACCGGCTCGGCCGTCTTCCAGCTCGTCGAAGAGCTCGACGCGGGCGACGTCTTCTCGCTCGAACGGCGGCCGATCGGCGGCGACGAGACCTCGGGCGACGTGCTCGAGGCGCTCTCGGTGAGCGGCGCCGCTCAACTGGCATCCGTCGTCGATCAGATCGCCGACGGGCGCGCGGTCGCGACCGCGCAGACCGGCACCCCAACGCTGGCAGCCAAGCTCACGCTCGACGACGCGCGACTGGTGCTGACGGATGCCGGTGACGAGGTGTACGCCCGCCTGCGCGGCGTCACGCCCGAGCCGGGCGCCTTCGTGCTCGTCGGCGGCGAGCGGTTCAAGATCCACGCCGCGCGCCTCGCCCGCGGCGCCGAGCGGCTCGCGCCCGGGGGGTTCGGCGCGCGTGCCGGGCGCGTCTATCTCGGCACGGCGACCCACCCGCTCGAGCTGCTCACCGTGCAGCCCGCCGGCAAGAAGGCCATGGCCGCGGCCGACTGGTGGCGCGGCCAGAAGCTCACGGAAGGACTGGTGGCGGAATGA